A section of the Leptotrichia sp. HSP-342 genome encodes:
- a CDS encoding 3-deoxy-D-manno-octulosonic acid transferase, with translation MILYNLLRILLYFIISILAIFNKKLLIFFKSRLFQKMGNDSFLNSNKETILIHFSSVGEFNLTQELIEKILKDKKQKLILSVMTDTGFSAVNKKYYENKNIKIFYFALDDFFAIRKIYKKYKIKKTIVIETEIWPNLYYFASKNGELFIINGRLTEKKLKSYLKFKWIIKKVINYAKKIMVQSFPDKERYEKLGIDKNKIKVYKNLKYSIKYNKITEEQIKKYHETVIDKNKKVIVCGSTRPNEEKIWLEVFKQININNEYQLVLVPRHLERTSEIENIILENFSKDDYLLITQIEKDKSNYKIQNYKKIIIVDKMGVLTDFYQMADFVFVGGTLTDIGGHSILEPLYYGKKPIIGKYFQNIEEIVKYAKELGFIEIVENENEIIEYLKKSENIDTKTFFEKNNEIDKILKEIFG, from the coding sequence ATGATTTTATATAATTTATTACGAATTCTACTTTATTTTATAATATCTATTCTGGCAATATTCAATAAAAAACTGTTAATTTTTTTTAAATCACGTCTATTTCAAAAAATGGGAAATGATAGTTTCCTTAATAGTAATAAAGAGACAATACTTATCCATTTCTCGTCAGTAGGGGAGTTTAATCTAACGCAGGAATTAATTGAAAAAATATTGAAAGATAAAAAACAGAAATTAATTCTTTCTGTTATGACAGATACCGGATTTTCGGCAGTTAATAAAAAATATTATGAAAATAAGAATATTAAAATATTTTATTTTGCACTTGATGATTTTTTTGCAATCCGTAAAATTTATAAAAAATATAAAATTAAAAAAACAATTGTTATAGAAACAGAGATTTGGCCAAATTTATATTATTTTGCTTCAAAGAATGGAGAACTATTTATTATCAATGGAAGGCTTACTGAAAAAAAATTAAAATCGTATCTTAAATTTAAATGGATTATAAAGAAAGTAATAAATTATGCTAAAAAAATAATGGTGCAAAGCTTTCCTGACAAAGAGAGATATGAAAAATTAGGAATTGACAAGAATAAAATCAAAGTTTATAAAAATCTGAAATATTCGATTAAATACAATAAAATCACGGAAGAACAGATAAAAAAATATCATGAAACAGTTATAGATAAAAATAAAAAAGTAATTGTATGTGGAAGTACACGTCCAAATGAAGAAAAAATTTGGTTGGAAGTATTTAAACAGATAAATATTAATAATGAATATCAATTAGTACTTGTACCAAGACATTTGGAAAGAACTAGTGAAATTGAAAATATTATTTTGGAAAATTTTTCAAAAGATGATTATTTGCTAATTACACAAATTGAAAAAGATAAATCAAATTATAAAATTCAAAATTATAAAAAAATAATTATAGTCGATAAAATGGGAGTTTTAACGGATTTTTATCAGATGGCAGATTTTGTCTTTGTTGGTGGAACTCTCACTGATATTGGGGGGCATTCGATTTTGGAGCCACTATATTATGGTAAAAAGCCAATTATTGGAAAATATTTTCAGAATATAGAGGAAATTGTGAAGTATGCAAAAGAGCTAGGATTTATTGAAATTGTGGAAAACGAAAATGAAATTATCGAATATTTGAAAAAGTCTGAAAATATTGATACAAAAACATTTTTTGAAAAAAATAATGAGATAGATAAAATTTTGAAAGAAATTTTTGGTTGA
- a CDS encoding HU family DNA-binding protein, with the protein MSKKEFVDAYAKATGETKKRAEELVNQFLETVEETLLKGDSVQFVGWGTFEVKERAARTGINPQTKKEIKIPAKNVVKFKVGKKLADNVAEGK; encoded by the coding sequence ATGTCAAAAAAAGAATTTGTAGATGCTTATGCAAAAGCTACAGGAGAAACTAAAAAAAGAGCAGAAGAATTGGTAAACCAATTTTTAGAAACTGTTGAAGAAACATTATTAAAAGGAGATTCTGTTCAATTTGTTGGATGGGGAACATTTGAAGTAAAAGAAAGAGCTGCAAGAACAGGAATTAATCCACAAACTAAAAAAGAAATTAAAATACCTGCTAAAAATGTTGTTAAATTTAAAGTAGGTAAAAAATTAGCTGATAATGTAGCAGAAGGAAAATAA
- the cmk gene encoding (d)CMP kinase, with translation MIIAIDGPAGSGKSTIAKLIAEELGLVYLDTGAMYRLVTLKVLNDGILGNLDKIIKMLDDLRIDIKQNGFYLDDTNVSEEIRKPVVSENVSDIAAIREVREKMVDLQRKFSESKNVILDGRDIGTVVFPNADVKIFLIADAKERANRRYKELVAKGENVKIEKIYENILKRDKIDSTRKESPLKKANDAIEVDTTSKNIEEVKNEILYIIKQKK, from the coding sequence ATGATAATTGCTATTGATGGTCCTGCTGGAAGTGGGAAAAGCACTATCGCAAAATTGATTGCAGAGGAGCTGGGACTTGTTTATCTTGATACAGGAGCAATGTATAGACTTGTTACGTTAAAGGTTTTAAATGATGGAATTTTGGGTAATTTAGACAAAATCATAAAAATGCTGGATGATTTGAGAATTGATATTAAACAAAATGGATTTTATCTAGATGATACAAATGTGAGTGAGGAAATTAGAAAACCTGTTGTTTCAGAAAATGTATCCGATATTGCAGCGATACGTGAGGTTCGTGAAAAAATGGTCGATTTACAGAGAAAATTTTCAGAATCGAAAAATGTGATTCTAGACGGGCGTGATATTGGGACAGTTGTTTTTCCAAATGCGGATGTAAAAATATTTTTGATTGCAGATGCCAAAGAAAGAGCGAATAGACGTTATAAGGAACTTGTTGCAAAAGGGGAAAATGTTAAAATTGAAAAAATTTATGAAAATATTTTGAAAAGGGATAAAATTGATTCAACAAGAAAAGAGAGTCCACTAAAAAAAGCTAATGATGCAATTGAAGTAGATACAACTTCTAAAAATATTGAGGAAGTAAAAAATGAAATTTTATATATAATTAAACAAAAGAAGTAA
- the prmA gene encoding 50S ribosomal protein L11 methyltransferase, whose protein sequence is MKWIKVKVDYFSDNLKETKTKLVNMFDEIGIKQIEVIDYFSENILDYNANFAIKNDVWSIIGYIVDNRFANTKLNIIFNNLKEFQNSDTEFMYEIYTAKCNDEDWQDEWKKYFHTVNITDNIVIKPSWDKYEPENNEIVIEIDPGLAFGTGTHETTSLCVEFLEKYSENKKKLLDIGCGSGILMLIGKKLGVEKVVGIDIDEKVRDVVLENFSKNDINDSFEVIIGNLVDDISEKYDLVVSNILVDVLEKLLEDIEKTLEKGATVIFSGILSEKEEAFVKKAENYNLRQVDRKEKNNWVSLVFKYKN, encoded by the coding sequence ATGAAATGGATAAAAGTAAAAGTAGATTATTTTTCGGATAACTTAAAAGAAACGAAGACAAAATTAGTAAATATGTTTGATGAAATTGGAATTAAACAGATAGAAGTTATTGATTACTTTTCTGAAAATATACTGGATTATAATGCTAATTTCGCAATAAAAAATGATGTTTGGAGTATAATTGGATATATTGTTGATAATAGATTTGCAAATACAAAATTAAATATTATTTTTAATAATTTAAAAGAATTTCAGAATTCAGATACAGAGTTTATGTATGAAATTTACACAGCTAAATGCAATGACGAAGATTGGCAAGATGAATGGAAAAAATATTTTCACACTGTAAATATAACTGATAATATTGTCATAAAACCAAGTTGGGATAAGTATGAACCAGAAAATAATGAAATTGTAATCGAAATTGATCCAGGGCTTGCTTTTGGGACAGGAACGCATGAAACTACTTCATTGTGTGTGGAATTTTTAGAGAAATATTCTGAAAACAAAAAGAAATTACTGGATATAGGCTGTGGCTCTGGAATTTTGATGTTAATTGGGAAAAAATTAGGTGTAGAAAAGGTTGTTGGAATTGATATTGATGAAAAAGTTCGAGATGTTGTTTTGGAAAATTTTTCTAAAAATGACATAAATGATAGTTTTGAAGTGATAATTGGAAATTTGGTAGATGACATCAGCGAAAAATATGATTTAGTTGTTTCAAATATTTTGGTAGATGTTCTGGAAAAATTGCTTGAAGATATAGAAAAAACTCTGGAAAAAGGTGCAACTGTTATTTTTTCTGGAATTTTGAGTGAAAAGGAAGAGGCATTTGTGAAAAAGGCTGAAAATTATAATTTGAGACAAGTTGATAGAAAAGAAAAAAATAACTGGGTTTCACTTGTTTTTAAATATAAAAACTAA
- a CDS encoding TIGR00282 family metallophosphoesterase produces MKFLIIGDIVGRPGRTTLFKYLEKRKQNYDFIIVNGENSAGGFGINVKIAKEMFNRGVDVITLGNHSWDKREIYSYINEQKNLIRPINYTKEAPGSGYTIVEKNGVKVAVINAQCKVFMPPIACPFLAVEEVLPQIKEQTDIIILDFHGEATSEKQAMGWNLSGKVSAVYGTHTHTQTADERILPGGTGYISDIGMTGGHDGILGMNRKESIQRFKDGMPTRYSVCEENLRINGIELEVNEKTGRALSIKRVNMGYDEI; encoded by the coding sequence ATGAAATTTTTAATAATTGGTGATATTGTCGGTAGACCAGGTAGAACTACATTGTTTAAATATTTGGAAAAAAGAAAACAGAATTATGACTTTATTATCGTAAATGGAGAGAATTCAGCTGGTGGTTTTGGAATAAATGTAAAGATTGCAAAAGAAATGTTTAATCGGGGAGTAGATGTCATAACTCTTGGAAATCATAGCTGGGATAAAAGGGAAATCTATTCATACATAAATGAACAGAAAAATTTGATTAGACCGATAAACTATACAAAGGAAGCACCTGGAAGCGGTTATACAATTGTTGAAAAAAATGGAGTGAAAGTAGCAGTTATAAATGCCCAATGTAAAGTATTTATGCCACCAATTGCTTGTCCATTTTTGGCAGTTGAGGAAGTTTTGCCACAGATTAAGGAACAAACAGATATAATAATTCTTGATTTTCATGGAGAAGCCACTTCAGAAAAACAGGCAATGGGATGGAACTTATCTGGAAAAGTGTCAGCAGTTTATGGAACGCATACACATACACAGACGGCAGATGAAAGAATTTTGCCAGGAGGGACTGGATATATTTCAGACATAGGGATGACTGGAGGACATGACGGTATTCTAGGAATGAATAGAAAAGAAAGTATACAAAGATTTAAGGATGGAATGCCAACAAGATATTCTGTATGTGAAGAAAACTTGAGAATCAATGGAATTGAGCTGGAAGTGAATGAAAAGACCGGTAGAGCATTATCAATTAAACGTGTGAACATGGGATATGATGAGATATAA
- the rny gene encoding ribonuclease Y — translation MSISIAILLIVIFSFLTFFIAYFFGSSIFKKKYGDLNELELKIVDAKRRLETSKKEVEREIESFRKEETLKVKEELLNEKKIADDEIKKMKSELATKEERIAKKEETLETKMERLEEREAKNEKYREKLFRREKELEEMIANEEKELERISELTQEDARKIILTKLENELDHDKAVLIRDYEYNLDREKDRISKRIISTAIGKAASDYVVDSTISVIQLPSEEMKGRIIGREGRNIRAIEAATGVDLIIDDTPEAVVLSSFDGVRREVAKIALEKLISDGRIHPTKIEEVVAKAQHEVDESILDAAEQAILEVGIPTLPREVLKVFGRLKFRTSFGQNILQHSIEVAHIASALAAEIGANVDIAKRAALLHDIGKAFSHEQEGSHAINGGEFLRKFSKESEIVINAVESHHNEVEQLSIEAVLVQAADSISASRPGARRETLSNYLKRLEQLEEIANSHEGIESSYAIQAGRELRLIVHPDNIDDDKATILARDVAKEIEEKMQYPGQIKVTVIRETRAVEYAK, via the coding sequence ATGAGCATATCAATAGCGATTTTGTTGATTGTTATTTTTTCTTTTTTAACTTTTTTTATAGCTTATTTTTTTGGGAGTTCAATTTTTAAGAAAAAATACGGAGATTTGAACGAACTGGAATTAAAAATCGTTGATGCTAAAAGAAGACTTGAAACATCAAAAAAAGAAGTTGAAAGAGAAATTGAATCGTTTAGAAAAGAAGAAACACTAAAAGTAAAAGAAGAATTGTTAAATGAGAAAAAAATAGCAGATGACGAAATAAAGAAAATGAAATCAGAACTTGCTACAAAAGAAGAAAGAATTGCCAAAAAAGAAGAGACATTAGAAACAAAAATGGAACGGTTGGAAGAAAGAGAAGCTAAAAATGAGAAATACCGTGAAAAATTGTTCCGAAGAGAAAAAGAACTAGAAGAAATGATTGCAAATGAAGAAAAAGAATTGGAAAGAATTTCAGAACTGACACAGGAAGATGCAAGAAAAATTATTTTGACTAAACTGGAAAATGAACTAGATCACGATAAAGCTGTATTAATAAGAGATTATGAATATAATTTAGACAGGGAAAAAGATAGAATTTCAAAAAGAATTATTTCAACAGCAATTGGAAAAGCTGCTTCAGATTATGTTGTTGATTCTACAATTTCAGTTATTCAGTTGCCAAGTGAAGAAATGAAAGGTAGAATTATTGGACGTGAAGGAAGAAATATAAGAGCTATTGAAGCCGCAACAGGAGTTGATTTGATAATTGATGATACTCCAGAAGCAGTAGTACTGTCTTCTTTTGATGGAGTAAGAAGAGAAGTTGCTAAAATTGCACTTGAAAAATTGATTTCAGATGGACGTATTCATCCAACAAAAATAGAGGAAGTTGTAGCAAAAGCACAGCATGAAGTAGATGAAAGCATATTAGATGCTGCCGAACAGGCTATTTTAGAAGTGGGAATTCCAACATTGCCACGTGAAGTATTAAAAGTATTTGGACGTTTGAAATTCAGAACATCTTTTGGGCAAAATATTTTACAGCACTCAATAGAAGTTGCACATATAGCTTCAGCTTTGGCAGCAGAAATTGGTGCAAATGTTGACATTGCTAAAAGAGCGGCATTATTGCATGATATAGGAAAAGCATTTTCGCATGAGCAAGAAGGATCACATGCTATAAATGGTGGAGAATTTTTAAGAAAATTTTCAAAAGAAAGTGAAATTGTAATAAATGCTGTAGAATCACATCATAATGAAGTAGAGCAATTAAGCATAGAAGCTGTATTAGTACAAGCAGCTGATTCAATTTCAGCATCAAGACCAGGAGCAAGACGTGAAACATTATCAAATTATTTAAAACGTTTGGAACAATTGGAAGAAATTGCTAATAGTCATGAAGGAATTGAAAGTTCGTATGCGATTCAGGCTGGTAGGGAATTAAGATTAATTGTTCATCCAGATAATATTGATGATGACAAAGCTACGATACTTGCTAGAGATGTAGCAAAAGAAATTGAAGAAAAAATGCAATATCCAGGACAGATAAAAGTTACTGTTATTAGAGAAACTAGAGCTGTGGAATATGCAAAATAA
- a CDS encoding lysophospholipid acyltransferase family protein translates to MKYKVSEEITGFFVILIKKILSIFSLKMRYRIFESFGIAAYYLIKKRRLLTIDNIKNAFPEKNDEDIEKIAKESYKTMGKMIMTSIFLEEITRDGNTVVENEELMGQACENNEKAVLIVSLHLGGFEAGSRMRNIRNFYAVFRNQKNKKINDLMTKWREEGGLNSLPLHDSDNLRKAINEKSIIALASDHYGKDVDVKFFGRETTGVAGPVLLSMKHKIPIVLAYAVFERDVIYVKNKKIIEIEKQEKLKETMRYNMQKIYHEFEEIIREYPEQYMWQHKRWRNKKK, encoded by the coding sequence ATGAAATATAAAGTAAGTGAAGAAATAACAGGATTTTTTGTTATTTTGATAAAAAAGATTTTGTCAATTTTTTCTCTTAAAATGAGATATAGAATTTTTGAAAGTTTTGGGATAGCAGCATATTATCTTATAAAAAAAAGGCGGCTACTTACGATAGATAATATAAAAAATGCTTTTCCTGAAAAAAATGATGAAGACATTGAGAAAATTGCAAAAGAATCATATAAAACAATGGGAAAAATGATTATGACTTCTATTTTTTTGGAAGAAATTACACGAGATGGAAATACTGTTGTAGAAAATGAGGAGCTGATGGGACAGGCTTGTGAAAATAATGAAAAGGCGGTTTTAATTGTTTCACTTCATCTTGGTGGATTTGAAGCTGGGAGCAGAATGAGGAATATAAGAAATTTTTATGCTGTTTTTAGAAATCAGAAAAATAAAAAAATTAATGACTTGATGACAAAATGGCGTGAAGAGGGAGGTCTTAATTCCTTGCCGTTACATGATAGTGATAATTTGAGAAAAGCAATAAATGAAAAATCAATCATTGCTCTTGCTTCGGATCATTATGGAAAAGATGTGGATGTGAAATTTTTTGGACGTGAAACAACTGGAGTTGCAGGACCTGTCTTGCTTTCAATGAAGCATAAAATACCGATAGTTCTTGCTTATGCTGTGTTTGAGAGAGATGTGATATATGTTAAGAATAAAAAAATTATTGAAATAGAAAAACAAGAAAAATTAAAGGAAACAATGCGATATAATATGCAAAAAATTTATCATGAATTTGAGGAAATTATTAGAGAATATCCAGAGCAGTATATGTGGCAGCATAAAAGATGGAGAAATAAGAAAAAATAG
- the rpsO gene encoding 30S ribosomal protein S15 produces the protein MALKPKKEIIEAYGKNAQDTGSAEVQVALLTDRISHLTAHLKTHPKDVHSRVGLLKMVGKRRRLLNYIKNRNVDDYRSLIEKLGIRK, from the coding sequence ATGGCATTAAAACCGAAAAAAGAAATTATTGAAGCATATGGAAAAAATGCTCAAGATACAGGATCTGCTGAAGTACAAGTTGCACTTCTTACAGATAGAATCAGTCATTTGACAGCTCACTTAAAAACACATCCTAAAGATGTGCATTCAAGAGTAGGATTACTAAAAATGGTTGGTAAAAGAAGAAGATTATTAAACTACATCAAAAATAGAAACGTTGATGATTATAGATCATTAATCGAAAAATTAGGAATCAGAAAATAG
- a CDS encoding TlpA family protein disulfide reductase yields the protein MKKIILMMSLLLLFVASCGKEFSVDVDGKGKVPKFELKELNSNKTVNSEKIMNNGKKTLMIVAAEWCPHCKEELPEVQKFYDANKDKVNVIVVFTNSQTDLGKTQTYVKDNEYTFPAYYDESGSIARGFAVDAFPYNLKINNGKVEEKLELPVDFDSLTASFAK from the coding sequence ATGAAAAAAATAATTTTAATGATGTCATTGCTTTTATTATTTGTGGCATCTTGTGGAAAAGAATTTAGTGTTGATGTAGATGGGAAAGGGAAAGTTCCAAAATTTGAATTGAAGGAGTTAAATAGCAATAAAACTGTTAATAGTGAAAAAATTATGAACAATGGTAAGAAAACATTAATGATTGTTGCTGCTGAATGGTGTCCACATTGTAAGGAAGAATTGCCTGAAGTTCAGAAATTTTATGATGCAAATAAAGATAAAGTTAATGTAATAGTTGTATTTACAAATTCTCAGACTGATTTAGGGAAAACACAGACTTATGTAAAGGATAATGAGTATACATTCCCAGCCTACTATGATGAAAGCGGTTCAATTGCTCGTGGGTTTGCAGTTGATGCATTTCCATATAATTTAAAAATAAATAATGGTAAAGTTGAAGAAAAGCTTGAGTTGCCAGTTGATTTTGATTCATTAACAGCTTCGTTTGCAAAATAG
- a CDS encoding DUF5105 domain-containing protein, translating to MKKYILLLLSMILMTISCGRDAVAKRMFEQHMKIIQSGDMNKIKKWDSSMNIPGIGIVLEGFKKITYKINKVETKDKIATVNVTIKYPDYSTFGNEFHNMITEKYKSSNIASKSEIDKIVVQEATKFFNEKIKENKLSYSEKTINIILEKQGNNWVLDGEKNLEFISVLTLGLDK from the coding sequence ATGAAAAAATATATCTTATTGTTGTTAAGTATGATTCTAATGACTATAAGCTGTGGAAGGGATGCTGTCGCTAAAAGAATGTTTGAACAGCATATGAAAATTATTCAATCTGGAGATATGAATAAGATAAAAAAATGGGATTCATCAATGAATATTCCTGGAATTGGAATTGTACTTGAAGGATTTAAAAAAATTACCTACAAAATAAATAAAGTTGAGACAAAAGATAAAATAGCCACAGTAAATGTTACTATAAAGTATCCTGATTACAGCACTTTTGGAAATGAATTTCATAATATGATTACTGAAAAATATAAATCTTCAAATATAGCTTCAAAATCAGAGATCGATAAGATAGTTGTTCAGGAAGCAACTAAATTCTTTAATGAGAAAATAAAAGAAAACAAGTTATCTTATAGTGAAAAAACAATAAATATAATTTTGGAAAAACAAGGAAATAACTGGGTTTTAGATGGAGAAAAAAATTTAGAGTTTATTTCTGTTTTAACACTTGGATTAGATAAATAA
- a CDS encoding SLEI family protein, which translates to MKNINESAKAGNEDVYGLAYTYLAENGTMFFNRYMKKSKGLAEYYQALLLQQTNGDESQIIDLLESSAKQGNVKAYYVIGTIYENKLEFTKAQEYLKKGRDANEIYALYSYEYNKNLMNFYKRIEELNKKLNNGSISVEEKKELGTLVLEKVSNTEKAYDILKDFLSENYSPALYAKAKLLENDDKEEEAVQIYNQIFSQNKYYLAAFELASRLVKGEKNYDLALKILEDTNSDEVLILGYKGFIYENLKDFTKAEELYQKAANKNDIDAMNYLGRLYETQKEIKKAKNIYNKAYLLGSISAGYKLAYILEDMEKEKNPAKAEENQVKQSKEAKKILERLASSGDDYSMVDLSLYYPETDKMVRILNLQAAAKLNTTAFYNLGVYYYNQKNKQKSKFYFKVAKENGYDIGEIFDAYLVN; encoded by the coding sequence ATGAAAAATATAAATGAATCAGCAAAAGCTGGAAATGAAGATGTTTATGGACTTGCCTATACTTATCTAGCTGAAAATGGAACTATGTTCTTTAATAGATATATGAAAAAAAGTAAAGGGCTTGCTGAATATTATCAAGCACTTTTACTTCAGCAGACAAATGGAGACGAAAGTCAGATCATAGACCTTTTGGAAAGTTCTGCAAAACAGGGAAATGTAAAAGCCTATTATGTAATAGGAACTATATATGAAAATAAGCTTGAATTTACAAAGGCACAGGAATATTTGAAAAAAGGAAGAGACGCTAATGAAATTTATGCACTGTATTCTTATGAGTATAATAAAAATTTGATGAATTTTTATAAAAGGATAGAGGAATTAAATAAAAAATTAAATAATGGAAGTATTTCTGTGGAAGAAAAAAAGGAACTTGGAACTTTAGTTTTGGAAAAAGTTTCTAATACTGAAAAAGCCTATGATATTTTAAAAGATTTTTTGTCTGAAAATTACTCGCCTGCACTTTACGCGAAAGCAAAATTGCTGGAAAATGATGATAAAGAAGAGGAAGCAGTACAAATTTACAACCAGATATTTTCACAGAATAAATATTATCTTGCAGCATTTGAACTTGCTTCAAGGCTTGTAAAAGGGGAAAAGAATTATGATCTTGCATTAAAAATACTGGAAGATACAAACTCAGACGAAGTATTAATTCTCGGATATAAAGGATTTATCTATGAAAATTTAAAAGATTTTACAAAAGCAGAAGAACTTTATCAAAAAGCTGCAAATAAAAATGATATTGATGCAATGAATTATCTAGGTCGTCTATATGAGACTCAAAAGGAAATAAAAAAAGCAAAAAATATTTATAATAAAGCATATTTACTAGGTTCAATCTCAGCTGGATATAAACTTGCTTATATTCTAGAAGATATGGAAAAAGAGAAAAATCCAGCAAAAGCTGAGGAAAATCAAGTAAAACAAAGCAAAGAAGCAAAAAAAATACTAGAAAGACTTGCAAGTAGCGGAGATGATTATTCAATGGTTGACTTGAGCCTTTACTATCCTGAAACTGACAAGATGGTAAGAATTCTGAATCTACAGGCTGCTGCAAAACTTAATACAACAGCCTTTTACAATCTAGGAGTTTATTATTATAATCAAAAAAATAAACAAAAATCAAAATTCTATTTTAAAGTCGCTAAAGAAAATGGCTATGATATTGGAGAAATTTTTGATGCTTATTTAGTAAACTAA